The following proteins are co-located in the Manihot esculenta cultivar AM560-2 chromosome 9, M.esculenta_v8, whole genome shotgun sequence genome:
- the LOC110608162 gene encoding uncharacterized mitochondrial protein AtMg00810-like, translated as MLKDLGTLEYFLGMEATWTADGLLLTQQKYILDLLHKAQMGDCKGISTPVTPKDKMSTIQSRPMSDLTLYQSIVGGLQYLSLTRPEVCYSVHKVSQFLHAPTEDNWCSVKCILRYLKHTVGHGLYISKSANTDLNIYTDANWASNIDDRKSTTGYAIFMGTNLISWNSKKQQTIACSSTEAEYRAIGVRPRSLEISKSIGVAVGMQYRFALQRVASF; from the exons ATGTTGAAAGATTTGGGCACATTGGAGTATTTCCTTGGTATGGAGGCAACTTGGACCGCTGATGGACTTTTGTTAACTCAACAAAAGTATATACTTGACTTGCTTCACAAAGCACAGATGGGAGACTGCAAGGGAATCTCCACACCAGTAACTCCAAAAGATAAGATGTCTACTATACAAAGCCGCCCAATGAGTGATCTCACGTTATATCAGAGTATAGTAGGTGGATTGCAATACTTGAGTTTAACCCGACCCGAGGTCTGTTATTCAGTTCACAAGGTTTCTCAGTTTCTTCATGCACCTACTGAGGATAATTGGTGTTCGGTTAAGTGTATATTGAGATATCTCAAGCACACTGTTGGTCATGGTCTTTACATCTCCAAATCGGCAAACACAGATTTGAATATATATACTGATGCTAATTGGGCGAGTAACATTGATGATCGCAAGTCTACCACAGGTTATGCTATTTTCATGGGCACAAATCTCATATCTTGGAATTCCAAGAAACAACAAACAATTGCTTGTTCATCAACAGAGGCTGAATATCGAGCTATTggtgtaagaccccgctc ACTAGAAATATCTAAAAGTATTGGAGTTGCTGTTGGAATGCAATATCGATTTGCTTTGCAGCGGGTTGCATCCTTTTGA
- the LOC110607643 gene encoding uncharacterized protein LOC110607643, which produces MRSLASCYSEHAIKVSDSYCSGPSDQACLSPYQTPSIPSAVSCMYKVDVLSQRILFIILTWCNKLLSHGLSINVSDSVSSPSKINADFHHLRKRKGSKTFQSCNSKIEVFWDLSSAYYDPGPEPISGFYVVVSVDSELALLLGDMDEEATSLQGLKTNSPQLRSSMVSRSEHFSGNSIYSSKAQFCDSGKAHDVLVKCSGEEDGLKNPVLTVCIDNKTIFQVKRLKWNFRGNQTIFLDGLLVDMMWDLHDWLFKEDSGYAVFMFRTRSGLDSRLWLEENLDQKGQDRAEFSFFICACKNPE; this is translated from the coding sequence ATGAGGAGTTTAGCTTCTTGTTACAGTGAACATGCCATTAAAGTTTCAGATTCTTATTGCTCAGGTCCTTCAGACCAAGCATGTCTTTCTCCTTACCAGACACCTTCGATTCCCAGTGCAGTGTCTTGTATGTATAAAGTCGATGTTTTATCTCAAAGAATTCTCTTCATCATCCTCACATGGTGCAACAAGCTTCTAAGCCATGGTCTCTCTATCAATGTTAGTGATTCCGTTTCATCTCCTTCAAAAATCAATGCTGATTTTCACCAcctgagaaaaagaaaaggatccAAGACATTCCAATCTTGCAATTCAAAGATTGAAGTTTTTTGGGATCTTTCTTCTGCTTATTACGATCCTGGACCTGAGCCGATCAGTGGGTTTTACGTGGTGGTTTCTGTTGATTCAGAGCTTGCTCTACTCCTCGGAGATATGGATGAAGAAGCGACGAGTCTGCAGGGGCTGAAAACAAACTCACCACAATTGAGATCATCAATGGTGTCTCGAAGTGAGCATTTCTCAGGTAATTCTATATATTCAAGCAAAGCTCAGTTCTGCGATTCTGGAAAAGCTCATGATGTATTAGTCAAGTGCAGTGGAGAAGAAGATGGATTGAAGAATCCTGTATTGACTGTGTGCATTGATAATAAGACGATTTTTCAAGTGAAGAGATTGAAATGGAATTTTAGAGGGAATCAGACAATTTTCTTGGATGGTTTATTGGTGGATATGATGTGGGATTTGCACGATTGGTTGTTTAAAGAAGATTCTGGGTATGCTGTTTTCATGTTTAGGACAAGAAGTGGATTGGACAGCAGGCTGTGGCTGGAGGAGAACTTGGATCAGAAAGGACAAGACAGGGCAGAGTTCTCGTTTTTTATCTGTGCATGTAAGAATCCCGAGTGA